One window from the genome of Enterobacteriaceae bacterium Kacie_13 encodes:
- a CDS encoding dUTP diphosphatase, producing the protein MKKIDIKILDPHIGSTFPLPAYATPGSAGLDLRACLDASVELKPGETTLLPTGLAIHIGDANLAAVILPRSGLGHKHGVVLGNLVGLIDSDYQGQLMVSVWNRGQTMFVIEPGERIAQMVFVPVVQAEFNLVEDFDASERGEGGFGHSGRQ; encoded by the coding sequence ATGAAAAAAATCGACATTAAAATTCTCGACCCGCACATCGGTTCGACTTTCCCTTTACCTGCCTACGCCACGCCAGGTTCCGCAGGTCTGGATTTACGCGCCTGTCTGGATGCTTCTGTTGAACTGAAACCCGGCGAAACCACGCTTTTGCCAACCGGTCTGGCTATCCACATTGGTGATGCAAATCTGGCGGCGGTGATCCTGCCACGTTCGGGCCTGGGTCATAAACACGGCGTAGTTCTTGGCAATCTGGTGGGGCTTATCGACTCCGATTATCAGGGCCAGCTGATGGTTTCTGTATGGAATCGCGGGCAGACAATGTTTGTGATCGAGCCGGGTGAGCGTATTGCTCAAATGGTCTTTGTGCCTGTCGTTCAGGCTGAATTCAATCTGGTGGAAGATTTTGACGCCAGTGAACGCGGTGAAGGTGGTTTTGGCCACTCCGGCCGTCAATAA
- a CDS encoding glycosyltransferase, with protein sequence MKTIRLAIVRQKYRPDGGAERFISRALEALDDENIELNIITRQWEGKPNPKWKIHLCNPAKHGRVSREKGFAVAAQNCWQAAQFDIVQSHERIPGCDIFRAGDGAHRVWLEQRSRVISPAQRLITRLSPYHRYVLRAEEEMFHSAQLKKIICNSQMVKRDIMRCYGVDASRFEVIYNAIDAEKFTPATQEQRRSARAEMSIPEQAVTLIYVGSGFERKGLKPAIQAIASSDRYLIVVGQDKSQKKYESLARQLGCFDRIHFMGVQNNVLPYYHAADGMILPTLYDPFPNVILEAMACGLPVITSQTCGGAEFITEGREGYVCDALDIARLTEYVKKIPSRVENAAMGHAARERILPYSPKNLSQQLVALYHSLLI encoded by the coding sequence ATGAAGACTATCCGGCTGGCGATCGTCAGGCAAAAATATCGCCCGGATGGCGGAGCGGAGCGCTTCATCTCCCGCGCACTTGAGGCGCTGGACGATGAGAATATCGAGTTGAATATCATTACCCGTCAGTGGGAAGGCAAACCTAATCCAAAGTGGAAAATTCACCTGTGTAATCCTGCAAAACACGGACGGGTCTCACGGGAGAAAGGCTTCGCGGTAGCGGCACAAAACTGCTGGCAAGCCGCACAGTTCGATATCGTACAAAGCCATGAGCGCATACCGGGTTGCGATATTTTTCGTGCAGGTGATGGCGCACACCGCGTCTGGCTGGAACAGCGCTCACGCGTTATCTCCCCAGCTCAGCGCTTGATCACGCGGCTCAGCCCGTATCATCGCTACGTGTTACGGGCCGAAGAAGAGATGTTTCATTCGGCACAATTGAAAAAGATCATCTGTAACTCGCAGATGGTAAAGCGCGACATCATGCGGTGCTATGGTGTGGATGCTTCCCGCTTCGAGGTTATCTATAACGCCATCGACGCTGAGAAATTTACGCCTGCAACGCAAGAGCAACGCCGCTCAGCGCGGGCAGAAATGTCGATCCCGGAACAGGCTGTCACACTGATTTATGTCGGGTCAGGTTTTGAGCGTAAAGGGCTAAAACCTGCCATTCAGGCCATAGCGTCCAGTGACCGCTATCTCATCGTCGTCGGCCAGGATAAATCACAGAAGAAATATGAATCTCTGGCGCGCCAGCTTGGATGCTTTGATCGCATCCACTTTATGGGCGTGCAAAATAACGTGCTGCCTTATTATCACGCCGCTGACGGCATGATCCTGCCAACGCTGTATGACCCGTTCCCCAATGTAATCCTCGAAGCGATGGCCTGTGGTTTGCCGGTGATCACCAGCCAGACCTGTGGCGGAGCAGAGTTCATTACTGAAGGGCGTGAGGGCTATGTTTGTGATGCCCTGGACATAGCCAGACTCACCGAATATGTGAAGAAAATCCCTTCCCGTGTGGAAAATGCCGCAATGGGCCACGCCGCCAGGGAACGCATATTGCCTTATTCACCTAAAAACCTTTCACAACAGCTGGTGGCGCTATATCACTCGCTGCTTATCTGA
- the slmA gene encoding nucleoid occlusion factor SlmA, protein MAEKETTKRNRREEILQALAQMLQSSDGSQRITTAKLAASVGVSEAALYRHFPSKTRMFDSLIEFIEDSLISRINLILQDEKDTLNRIRLILLLVLGFAERNPGLTRIMTGHALMFEQDRLQGRINQLFERIEAQLRQVLREKKMREGSGFTNDETLLASQLLAYCEGMLSRFVRSEFKYRPTQDFDARWPLISSQLQ, encoded by the coding sequence ATGGCAGAGAAAGAAACGACAAAAAGGAACCGGCGCGAAGAGATTTTGCAGGCGTTAGCGCAAATGCTTCAGTCCAGCGATGGCAGCCAGCGGATCACCACCGCGAAACTGGCCGCCAGCGTGGGTGTTTCGGAAGCAGCTCTTTATCGTCATTTTCCAAGTAAAACGCGGATGTTCGACAGCTTAATTGAGTTTATCGAAGACAGCCTGATCAGCCGTATCAATCTCATCCTGCAAGATGAAAAGGATACGTTAAACCGGATCCGTCTGATTTTGCTGTTGGTATTGGGGTTTGCAGAACGCAATCCTGGCCTGACACGTATTATGACCGGTCACGCATTGATGTTCGAACAGGACCGCCTGCAGGGCCGTATTAATCAGCTTTTTGAGCGGATTGAAGCACAGCTGCGTCAGGTTTTACGGGAGAAGAAAATGCGCGAAGGCAGCGGATTTACGAACGATGAAACGCTGCTTGCCAGCCAGTTACTGGCTTACTGCGAAGGTATGTTGTCGCGGTTTGTGCGTTCAGAGTTCAAGTATCGTCCCACGCAGGACTTTGATGCCCGCTGGCCGCTTATCTCATCGCAGCTGCAATAG
- a CDS encoding YicC family protein: MIRSMTAYARREIKGDWGSAAWELRSVNQRYLETYIRLPEQFRSLEPVVRERIRARLTRGKVECNLRFDLDPGAQSSLQLNEKLAKQLVEAAQWVKMQSDEGEINPLEVLRWPGVMLAEEQDLDAISTELLLALESALDDFIAARESEGAALKVMIEQRLDGVSAEVLKVRAHMPNILQWQRERLVSKLEDAQVQLENTRLEQELVLMAQRVDVAEELDRLEAHVKETHKIMKKEEAVGRRLDFMMQEFNRESNTLASKSINADVTTSAIELKVLIEQMREQIQNIE, translated from the coding sequence ATGATTCGTAGTATGACCGCTTATGCCCGACGCGAAATTAAGGGTGACTGGGGCAGCGCAGCGTGGGAACTCCGCTCTGTAAACCAACGTTATCTTGAAACTTATATCCGTCTTCCGGAACAATTCCGCAGCCTGGAGCCGGTCGTGCGCGAGCGCATTCGTGCCCGTCTGACCCGTGGTAAAGTCGAATGTAACCTGCGTTTTGATCTCGATCCTGGCGCACAAAGCTCATTGCAGCTCAATGAAAAACTGGCTAAGCAATTGGTTGAAGCGGCGCAGTGGGTGAAAATGCAGAGCGACGAAGGCGAAATCAATCCGCTGGAAGTTCTGCGCTGGCCGGGCGTGATGCTGGCCGAAGAACAGGATCTGGACGCTATCAGCACCGAATTGCTGTTGGCACTGGAATCCGCACTGGATGATTTCATCGCTGCCCGCGAAAGCGAAGGTGCTGCACTAAAAGTCATGATCGAGCAACGTCTTGACGGCGTCAGTGCCGAAGTACTGAAAGTTCGCGCCCATATGCCAAATATTCTGCAATGGCAGCGTGAACGCCTGGTCAGCAAACTGGAAGACGCACAGGTTCAACTGGAAAACACCCGTCTGGAACAAGAATTAGTGCTGATGGCTCAGCGTGTTGATGTCGCCGAAGAGCTGGACCGGCTGGAAGCGCACGTCAAAGAAACGCACAAAATAATGAAGAAAGAAGAAGCGGTTGGCCGACGTCTTGATTTCATGATGCAGGAATTTAACCGCGAGTCGAACACGCTGGCATCTAAATCAATCAATGCCGATGTCACTACATCTGCAATCGAGCTGAAAGTCCTGATCGAACAAATGCGCGAACAGATTCAGAACATCGAATAA
- the pyrE gene encoding orotate phosphoribosyltransferase → MKAYQRQFIEFALNKQVLKFGEFTLKSGRISPYFFNAGLFNTGRDLALLGRFYAEALMDSKIDFDLVFGPAYKGIPIATTTVVALAEHHERDVPYCFNRKEAKDHGEGGLLVGSPLQGRVMLVDDVITAGTAIRESMEIINANNATLAGVLISLDRQERGRADISAIQEVERDYHCKVISIITLADLIDYLEEKTEMADHLAAVRAYQQTYGI, encoded by the coding sequence ATGAAAGCCTATCAGCGCCAATTTATTGAGTTCGCACTGAACAAGCAGGTTTTGAAATTCGGCGAATTCACCCTGAAGTCCGGGCGCATCAGTCCTTACTTCTTCAATGCCGGTCTGTTTAATACCGGCCGCGATCTGGCGTTGCTGGGACGTTTTTATGCCGAAGCATTGATGGATTCTAAAATTGATTTCGATTTAGTGTTTGGCCCGGCCTACAAAGGTATTCCGATCGCGACGACCACGGTGGTTGCGCTGGCCGAGCATCATGAACGCGATGTGCCGTATTGTTTCAACCGTAAAGAAGCCAAAGATCATGGCGAAGGTGGCTTGCTGGTCGGCAGTCCGTTGCAGGGGCGCGTCATGCTGGTTGATGATGTCATCACCGCCGGGACAGCCATCCGTGAGTCCATGGAAATCATCAATGCGAATAACGCCACGCTGGCGGGCGTACTGATTTCTCTCGATCGTCAGGAACGCGGACGTGCGGATATCTCTGCTATTCAGGAAGTGGAACGTGATTATCACTGCAAAGTGATTTCCATTATTACGCTGGCAGATCTGATCGACTATCTGGAAGAAAAAACGGAAATGGCTGATCATCTGGCCGCTGTGCGCGCGTATCAGCAAACCTACGGCATATAA
- the radC gene encoding DNA repair protein RadC, whose amino-acid sequence MTKSHTGWQDTLKPREKLLEQGAKGLTDQELLAIYLRIGSRGQHVMQLAKNLLDEFGSLHKLLMADFDAMSRIKGMGVAKFAQLVAVSELSRRAYLRHLSAENAMLSPEIIREYLQNLLVFREREVFLVLFLDNQHRVIRHEEMFAGTIGHVEVYPREIVRGAMKVNAAALILAHNHPSGRAEPSLMDRKVTEQIIRACQLLEIRVLDHLVVGHGETVSFAERGWI is encoded by the coding sequence ATGACGAAATCACATACCGGTTGGCAAGATACGTTGAAACCCCGCGAAAAATTATTAGAGCAGGGGGCGAAGGGATTGACCGATCAGGAACTGCTGGCGATTTATTTGCGTATTGGTTCGCGTGGGCAACATGTGATGCAACTGGCGAAGAATCTTCTCGACGAGTTTGGCTCGCTGCATAAGTTGCTGATGGCAGATTTCGATGCCATGTCTCGCATCAAAGGTATGGGCGTGGCGAAATTTGCGCAGCTGGTTGCGGTCTCTGAGTTGTCGCGTCGCGCCTATCTGCGACACCTTAGCGCTGAAAATGCCATGCTTAGCCCAGAGATTATCAGGGAATATCTGCAGAATTTGCTGGTTTTTCGTGAAAGGGAGGTTTTTCTGGTACTTTTTCTCGACAACCAGCATCGGGTTATTCGCCATGAGGAGATGTTTGCTGGTACTATTGGGCACGTAGAAGTGTATCCCCGCGAAATTGTTCGTGGAGCGATGAAGGTTAATGCGGCAGCGTTAATTCTGGCGCATAATCATCCGTCCGGTCGGGCTGAACCCAGCCTGATGGACAGAAAAGTGACTGAACAAATTATTCGAGCGTGCCAACTGCTGGAAATTCGTGTTCTCGACCATTTGGTTGTAGGTCACGGAGAAACGGTGTCTTTTGCCGAACGTGGTTGGATTTAG
- a CDS encoding glycosyltransferase encodes MAEKKRLSVVLIARNEAGLLAECLGSVSWADEIILLDSGSEDETLDVARGFGVKVFTNTDWPGFGKQRQLAQSHATGDYILMIDADERVSPELRQSIEKILNNPPQNTVYSLGRSNLFLGKFMRHSGWYPDRVNRLYPAHFRYNDDLVHESLETKDAKVVPLQGDLLHLTCRDFFAFQRKQLSYAEAWATQRHQQGRRCSFFSVISHTLGAFVKTWILRAGFLDGKQGLILACVNAQYTFNKYAALWALSHQLQK; translated from the coding sequence ATGGCTGAAAAAAAACGCTTATCGGTCGTACTGATTGCACGCAACGAAGCCGGTTTATTAGCCGAATGTCTGGGATCAGTCTCCTGGGCAGATGAAATCATCCTGCTTGATTCCGGCAGTGAAGATGAGACGCTGGACGTGGCGCGCGGGTTTGGCGTAAAAGTCTTCACGAACACGGACTGGCCAGGCTTTGGTAAACAGCGCCAGCTGGCGCAAAGCCATGCTACCGGCGACTATATTTTGATGATCGATGCTGATGAACGTGTATCACCCGAACTTCGCCAGTCGATTGAAAAAATCCTGAATAACCCGCCGCAAAATACCGTGTACAGTCTTGGCCGCAGCAATTTATTCCTCGGTAAGTTTATGCGTCACAGCGGCTGGTATCCGGATCGCGTTAACCGCCTTTATCCTGCCCATTTTCGTTATAATGATGATCTTGTTCATGAATCCCTTGAGACGAAAGACGCGAAAGTCGTTCCGTTGCAGGGCGATTTGCTGCACCTGACGTGTCGTGATTTCTTCGCCTTCCAGCGTAAACAGCTCAGCTATGCCGAAGCCTGGGCCACACAGCGTCATCAACAGGGGCGTCGTTGCAGTTTCTTCTCGGTGATTTCCCATACTCTGGGCGCGTTCGTGAAAACCTGGATCCTGCGCGCCGGTTTTCTGGACGGCAAACAGGGTCTGATCCTGGCATGCGTCAATGCGCAGTATACTTTCAATAAATATGCTGCCCTGTGGGCACTCAGCCACCAACTGCAAAAGTGA
- a CDS encoding ribonuclease PH: protein MRPAGRTAQQVRPVTLTRHYTKHAEGSVLVEFGETKVLCTATVEEGVPRFLKGQGQGWITAEYGMLPRSTHTRNPREAAKGKQGGRTLEIQRLIARSLRAAVDLKKLGEFTITLDCDVLQADGGTRTASISGACVALADALNALVAAGKLKANPMKGMVAAVSVGIVKGEALCDLEYVEDSAAETDMNVVMMEDGRMIEVQGTAEGEPFSHEELLNLLALAREGINTIFQAQKAALAE from the coding sequence ATGCGTCCAGCAGGCCGAACTGCACAACAAGTGCGCCCCGTAACACTGACCCGCCATTACACTAAACACGCTGAAGGTTCCGTGCTGGTGGAGTTTGGTGAGACCAAAGTGCTGTGTACCGCGACGGTGGAAGAAGGTGTTCCGCGTTTTCTTAAAGGCCAGGGGCAGGGTTGGATCACTGCCGAGTACGGCATGTTGCCGCGTTCTACACACACCCGTAATCCGCGTGAAGCCGCCAAAGGTAAGCAGGGTGGCCGTACTCTGGAAATCCAGCGTTTGATTGCCCGTTCGCTTCGCGCGGCGGTAGATCTGAAAAAACTGGGTGAATTCACCATTACGCTTGACTGCGATGTGTTACAAGCTGACGGTGGTACGCGCACCGCGTCTATTTCCGGCGCCTGTGTCGCACTGGCGGATGCGCTGAATGCTTTGGTTGCTGCGGGCAAACTGAAAGCCAACCCGATGAAAGGTATGGTAGCTGCGGTATCTGTGGGTATCGTAAAAGGTGAAGCGTTATGCGATCTTGAGTATGTCGAAGACTCCGCCGCTGAAACCGACATGAATGTGGTGATGATGGAAGATGGCCGCATGATTGAAGTGCAGGGCACCGCCGAAGGCGAACCGTTCAGTCATGAAGAGTTGCTCAATTTACTGGCCCTCGCACGAGAGGGAATCAACACTATCTTCCAGGCGCAGAAAGCGGCGCTGGCGGAATAA
- the rpmG gene encoding 50S ribosomal protein L33 → MAKGVREKIKLVSSAGTGHFYTTTKNKRTKPEKLELKKFDPVVRQHVIYKEAKIK, encoded by the coding sequence ATGGCTAAAGGTGTTCGCGAGAAGATCAAGCTGGTTTCTTCTGCTGGTACTGGTCACTTCTATACCACTACGAAGAACAAGCGTACTAAGCCGGAAAAATTGGAACTGAAGAAATTCGATCCAGTTGTCCGTCAACACGTGATCTACAAAGAAGCTAAAATTAAGTAA
- the mutM gene encoding bifunctional DNA-formamidopyrimidine glycosylase/DNA-(apurinic or apyrimidinic site) lyase has product MPELPEVETSRRGIEPYLKGHTIMHAVVRNARLRWPVSAEILALSDQPVLSVQRRAKYLLVELNTGWIIIHLGMSGSLRVLPEETEPGKHDHVDLVMDTGHVLRYTDPRRFGAWLWSTDLAGSNVLSHLGPEPLSEDFTADYLFEKSRSKKSPIKPWLMDNKLVVGVGNIYASESLFVAGISPDRPAHSLKRDETALLVSTIKAVLLRSIEQGGTTLKDFLQSDGKPGYFAQELQVYGRAGEPCRVCGTLIESKKHAQRTTFFCPRCQR; this is encoded by the coding sequence ATGCCTGAATTACCTGAAGTTGAAACCAGCCGCAGAGGGATTGAGCCCTATCTTAAAGGCCATACGATTATGCATGCCGTCGTGCGTAATGCGCGTTTACGCTGGCCGGTCTCTGCGGAAATTCTGGCGTTAAGCGATCAGCCCGTTCTCAGCGTTCAGCGACGCGCCAAATACCTGCTGGTCGAGCTCAATACTGGCTGGATTATCATTCATCTGGGGATGTCGGGCAGCTTGCGAGTGTTGCCGGAGGAGACCGAACCGGGTAAGCACGATCACGTCGATTTGGTGATGGATACCGGCCATGTGCTGCGCTATACCGATCCACGTCGTTTCGGCGCATGGCTTTGGTCAACCGATCTGGCAGGCAGTAATGTTCTGTCCCACCTCGGCCCTGAGCCTTTAAGTGAGGATTTCACTGCGGATTATCTGTTTGAGAAATCACGTAGCAAGAAATCGCCGATTAAGCCGTGGTTAATGGATAACAAACTGGTGGTCGGCGTCGGGAATATCTACGCCAGCGAATCCCTGTTTGTCGCCGGAATTTCCCCTGACAGGCCAGCGCATTCCCTAAAACGTGATGAAACCGCGTTACTGGTTAGCACCATCAAAGCCGTGTTGTTACGTTCGATTGAGCAGGGCGGAACTACGTTGAAAGACTTCTTACAGTCAGATGGGAAACCAGGATACTTCGCGCAGGAATTGCAGGTGTATGGCCGCGCAGGAGAACCCTGCAGGGTCTGTGGCACGCTGATAGAGAGCAAAAAACATGCTCAGCGTACCACGTTTTTCTGCCCTCGCTGCCAGCGCTAG
- the rpmB gene encoding 50S ribosomal protein L28 produces the protein MSRVCQVTGKRPVSGNNRSHAMNATKRRFLPNLHSHRFWVEAEKRFVTLRVSAKGMRVIDKKGIETVLADLRTRGEKY, from the coding sequence ATGTCCCGAGTCTGCCAAGTTACTGGCAAGCGCCCGGTGAGCGGTAACAACCGTTCCCACGCAATGAACGCGACCAAACGCCGTTTTCTGCCAAACCTGCACTCACACCGTTTTTGGGTTGAGGCTGAGAAGCGCTTTGTAACTCTGCGCGTATCTGCTAAAGGTATGCGTGTTATTGATAAGAAGGGTATTGAGACGGTCTTGGCCGATCTGCGTACCCGCGGTGAGAAGTATTAA
- a CDS encoding 3-deoxy-D-manno-octulosonic acid transferase, whose protein sequence is MNIFYNIIIYLIQPLIWIRLLLRSRKSPAYRKRWAERYGFCKGKVVPGGIMLHSVSVGETLAAIPLVRALRHRYPSLPITVTTMTPTGSERVQSAFGKGVHHVYLPYDLAGSVNRFLDEVNPKLVIIMETELWPNLISALHRRKIPLVIANARLSARSAKGYQKLGKFIRTILQRITLIAAQNQEDGERFLSLGLKRNQLAVTGSLKFDISVTPELAAKAIALRSQWASRRQVWIATSTHEGEETLLLEAHKELLKTHPALLLILVPRHPERFPVACELTRKAGLTFTQRSTGEVPSSGTQVVIGDTMGELMLLYGIADLAFVGGSLVERGGHNPLEAAAHAIPVLMGPHTINFKDICAKLAQDDGLITVTDTTSLVKEISTLLTDEDYRLYYGRHAVEVLHQNQGALQRLLHLLEPYLPVRGH, encoded by the coding sequence ATGAATATTTTTTACAATATAATCATATATTTAATTCAGCCATTAATTTGGATCCGTTTACTGTTACGCAGCCGTAAATCACCGGCCTACCGTAAACGTTGGGCTGAACGTTATGGCTTTTGCAAAGGTAAAGTCGTTCCTGGCGGCATCATGCTGCATTCTGTCTCCGTTGGCGAAACGCTGGCGGCAATTCCTTTGGTGCGAGCCTTGCGCCATCGCTATCCGTCGTTGCCGATTACCGTCACGACCATGACGCCGACTGGCTCAGAACGCGTTCAGTCTGCGTTTGGCAAAGGCGTACATCACGTTTATCTACCCTATGATCTGGCAGGCTCGGTCAATCGCTTCCTTGATGAAGTGAACCCCAAGCTGGTTATCATCATGGAAACTGAGCTGTGGCCAAACCTCATCAGCGCCCTGCATCGTCGTAAAATCCCTCTGGTCATTGCCAATGCACGTCTTTCCGCGCGTTCAGCAAAGGGCTATCAAAAACTCGGCAAATTCATTCGCACTATTTTGCAACGGATCACTCTTATTGCCGCGCAAAATCAGGAAGACGGCGAGCGTTTCCTTTCTTTAGGCCTGAAGCGCAATCAGCTCGCCGTTACCGGCAGCCTGAAATTTGATATTTCCGTGACCCCGGAGCTGGCGGCTAAAGCCATTGCGCTGCGCAGTCAGTGGGCATCGCGCCGTCAGGTGTGGATTGCGACCAGTACGCACGAGGGTGAAGAAACCCTGTTGCTGGAAGCGCATAAAGAGTTACTAAAAACCCATCCGGCGTTGCTGCTTATACTGGTGCCGCGACACCCGGAGCGTTTCCCGGTTGCTTGTGAGCTGACCCGCAAAGCCGGTCTGACATTCACACAGCGCAGCACCGGTGAAGTCCCCTCTTCAGGGACACAGGTCGTGATCGGCGACACCATGGGCGAATTAATGTTGCTGTACGGAATCGCCGATTTAGCCTTCGTCGGTGGCAGCCTGGTTGAACGCGGTGGTCATAACCCGCTGGAAGCAGCGGCACATGCCATCCCGGTTCTGATGGGGCCGCACACCATCAACTTCAAAGATATTTGCGCCAAACTGGCTCAGGACGATGGCCTGATCACCGTCACGGATACCACATCGTTGGTGAAAGAGATTTCCACGTTGCTGACAGATGAAGACTATCGTCTCTACTACGGGCGTCACGCCGTTGAGGTGCTGCATCAGAATCAGGGAGCGCTGCAACGACTGCTGCATTTGCTGGAGCCTTACCTGCCTGTACGGGGTCATTGA
- the coaD gene encoding pantetheine-phosphate adenylyltransferase: MSTKAIYPGTFDPMTNGHLDIVSRAALMFDHVILAIAASPSKKPMFTLDERVALATKVTAHLKNVEVIGFSDLMANFAKAQGANVLVRGLRAVSDFEYEMQLANMNRHLLPTLESVFMMPSKEWSFISSSLVKEVARHGGDITPFLPQVVTQALMEKISA; this comes from the coding sequence ATGAGCACTAAAGCGATTTATCCCGGCACTTTTGATCCGATGACGAATGGGCATCTCGATATCGTCAGCCGTGCAGCATTGATGTTCGATCACGTTATTCTGGCGATTGCCGCCAGCCCGAGCAAAAAACCCATGTTTACGCTAGATGAACGCGTTGCGCTGGCGACAAAGGTCACTGCGCATCTGAAGAATGTCGAAGTGATTGGTTTCAGCGATTTGATGGCGAACTTCGCTAAAGCACAAGGGGCGAATGTCCTGGTGCGTGGCTTACGTGCGGTGTCTGATTTTGAATATGAAATGCAGCTGGCGAACATGAACCGGCATTTGCTGCCGACGCTGGAAAGCGTGTTCATGATGCCTTCAAAGGAATGGTCATTTATCTCCTCTTCGCTGGTGAAAGAAGTCGCCCGTCACGGCGGAGATATCACCCCGTTCCTGCCGCAGGTCGTCACGCAGGCACTGATGGAAAAAATCAGCGCCTGA
- the coaBC gene encoding bifunctional phosphopantothenoylcysteine decarboxylase/phosphopantothenate--cysteine ligase CoaBC has protein sequence MTGLSGKHIVLGISGGIAAYKAPELVRRLRERGAEVRVVMTDAAKSFVTPLSLQAVSGYPVSDDLLDPAAEAAMGHIELGKWADLVLIAPATADLLARMAAGMANDLLTTVCLATAAPIAALPAMNQQMYRAAVTQENLQRLAARGTLLWGPDSGSQACGDVGPGRMLDPLVIVDMANSHFSSRKDLTHLNIMVTAGPTREALDPVRFISNHSSGKMGFAIAKAAADRGAQVTLIAGPVTQPTPANVHRIDVESALEMQKAVQNSAGSQHIFISCAAVADYRAELIADEKIKKQGDEITVKMIKNPDIVAGVAAMTKQRPYVVGFAAETQNVEEYARQKRIRKNLDLICANDVSLAGQGFNTDTNALHLFWQDGDKILPLSDKSLLGQRLLEEIVSRYDEKNRH, from the coding sequence ATGACGGGACTTTCCGGCAAACATATTGTGCTCGGTATCAGCGGTGGTATCGCTGCCTATAAAGCACCAGAACTGGTACGTCGCTTACGTGAGCGGGGCGCAGAAGTGCGCGTAGTCATGACGGATGCGGCGAAATCTTTTGTGACGCCGCTGAGCCTGCAGGCCGTTTCCGGTTATCCGGTGTCTGATGACCTGCTTGATCCCGCGGCCGAAGCGGCGATGGGGCATATTGAGTTAGGCAAATGGGCGGACTTAGTGCTGATCGCCCCGGCCACGGCAGATTTACTGGCACGCATGGCGGCCGGTATGGCCAATGACCTGCTGACGACAGTGTGTCTGGCAACCGCAGCACCCATTGCAGCGCTACCGGCAATGAACCAGCAAATGTACCGCGCCGCTGTCACGCAGGAAAATCTGCAAAGACTTGCTGCCAGAGGCACCTTATTATGGGGTCCGGACAGCGGCAGTCAGGCCTGTGGCGATGTTGGTCCGGGACGAATGCTTGATCCGCTGGTAATTGTCGATATGGCCAACAGCCATTTCTCCTCCCGTAAAGATTTAACGCATCTGAACATCATGGTGACCGCGGGCCCGACGCGCGAAGCGTTGGATCCGGTACGCTTCATCAGTAATCACAGTTCAGGAAAGATGGGTTTTGCCATTGCCAAAGCCGCTGCCGATCGCGGTGCGCAAGTCACGCTCATCGCTGGACCAGTAACGCAACCCACGCCTGCTAATGTTCACCGTATTGATGTGGAAAGTGCGCTGGAAATGCAAAAAGCCGTCCAGAATTCAGCGGGCTCGCAGCATATTTTCATCTCCTGCGCCGCGGTTGCGGACTACCGCGCAGAACTCATTGCGGATGAGAAGATCAAAAAACAAGGTGATGAAATCACTGTGAAAATGATCAAGAACCCGGACATCGTGGCCGGCGTTGCCGCGATGACTAAGCAACGGCCCTACGTCGTTGGGTTTGCCGCCGAAACCCAGAATGTGGAAGAATACGCGCGGCAAAAAAGGATCCGCAAAAATCTGGATCTGATCTGCGCCAACGACGTTTCACTTGCCGGGCAAGGTTTCAATACTGATACCAATGCCCTGCATCTTTTTTGGCAGGACGGGGATAAAATCTTACCGCTTAGTGATAAGTCCCTGCTTGGTCAACGTTTATTAGAAGAGATTGTCAGCCGTTATGATGAAAAAAATCGACATTAA